The DNA window TGTTTCACAGGCCGAACTGGACCAGCTGGGTGCCCAGGCCTTCGCCGAAACCAAGCAGAAGGAAAAGATCAGCACCGACGGCAAGCAGAACGCTTACGTGCAGTGCGTGGTCAACGCGCTGGTCGCGCAGTTGCCCGCTCAATACCGTGGCGTACGGTGGGAGGCGGCGGTGTTCGTCAACAACGAACCCAACGCCTTCGCCCTGCCCGGCGGCAAAGTCGGCGTGAATACCGGCATCCTCAGCGTGGCCAAGAACCAGGACCAGCTGGCGGCGGTGATCGGGCATGAAATCGGCCACGTCATTTCGCGCCACCACGAAGAGCGCCTGACCCGCCAGATGGGCGCGCAGACCGGCTTGGCCGTGCTCGGTGCGCTGGCCGGTGCCGCCTACGGTGACGGGGCCGCCAGCACGGTGAACCAGCTCGGCGGTGCCGGTGCCCAGGCGGCCTTCCTGCTGCCTGGGTCGCGCACCCAGGAAAGCGAGGCAGACGTGGTCGGGCAGCGGTTGATGGCCGAGGCCGGGTTCGACCCTGCCCAGGCGGTCAATCTGTGGCAGAACATGATGGCTGCCGGGGGCTCGCGCTCGCCGCAGTGGCTGTCCACCCACCCTGATCCGGCCAACCGTATTCGCGAGCTGCAACGCGATGCACCGGCCCTGAACGGGGTGTTCCAGCAGGCTCAAGCCGCCGGTCGCAAACCGCGCTGTGGCTAGTACGACCAAAGGATGTTGTGCTGCAGCATCGGAAACGGTTTTTCACGACAACAGTTTCTGATACGTTTGGCGGCTCAGATTTTTCTGACAGTCCGTTTTGATGCCGCCGCGGCGGTTTGATCGAGGTGAATGATGATCTTCAGCAACCACAAGCAAGCCGTGCTTACCGTCCTCATCGCGACCGCCCTGGGCGGCGTGGTGGTTACCGACGCCGTGGCCCAGTCCCGCAGCGCGGACCGCAGCAACAGCGATCGTCGTGGCAGCAAGAACACTGCCAAGGCCGAAGTGATGTTCCCGAACGCTACGCGTGAGGAACCGGCCGCCAAGTCCTCGCCGAAGCTGGGCAAGGACCTTCAGAAGATGATCGACAGCTACAACGATCAGAAGTTCCCGGAAACGCTCACCGCGGCCAATGCCATCCTGGCCAACAGTGCTGCCAACAACTATGACAAGTCGCTGGCCGCCCAGCTGGCTGCGCAGGCCGCCTACAACCAGGACGACAGCGCTGCGGCCATCAAGTACCTCGACCAGGTGCTGGAGTTCAACGGCCTGGACAACAACGGCCACTACCAGTCGCTGCTGATGAAGGCCCAGCTGCAGATCCAGGAAGACCAGACCGAAGCCGGCCTGGCCACCCTGGACAAGTACTTCGCCGAAACCAAGTCGACCAAGCCGGAAGAACTGATCATCAAGGGCCAGGCCCTGTACCAGCTGGAGCGCTACCAGGAAGCGATCCCGGTGCTGAAGCAGGCCATCGCCGGCGCCACCGAGCCGAAGGACAACTGGAACCAGTTGTTGATGGCCGCGATGTCCGAAGCCGGTCAGACCGGTGAAGCGGTGGCACAGGCGGAAGCCATCGCCGCCCGCAACCCGGACGACAAGAAGGCCCAGATGAACCTGGCCAGCATGTACATGCAGGCCGACCAGATGGGCAAGGCGGCCGACGTCATGACCAAGCTGTACGCCGCCGGCAAGCTGACTGATGAGCGCGAGTACAAGCAGCTCTACTCGATCTACGCCAACACCGAAGGCAAGGAACAGGACGTCATCAAGGTCATCAACGACGGCCAGGCCAAGGGCATCCTCAAGCCGGACGACTACCAGGCCCAGCTGGCCCTGGCCCAGGCGTACTACTACTCCGAGCCGGCGCAGGTGGGCAAGGCGATTGAAGCGTGGCAGAAGGCCGCCCCGCTCTCCAAGGACGGTGAAACCTACTTGAATCTGGCACGCGTTTTGCATGCCGAAGGTCGCACTTCGGAGGCCAAGCAGGCCGCCCAGCAGGCGCTGGCGAAGGGCGTGAAGAACCAGGCGGATGCCAAGAAAATCATCAACCTGAAGTAAGTAGGAATAACGCCTGAACGCCTGTCGTGTTAATGCGCAGGCGCTCAGGATTGGTATAAGCTTGGAGGTTCCTGCGGTGTCATGCACCGCTGATCATGGGCTACCTGCCCCCAGGTACCCGGCCCCACTAATGAGCTCTTGGCGCATGACGGAACAACTTGTCGTTCACAGGTACGAACAAAGCGATGACACCGGCCTCAGCTGGCCGCGCATCGTGGGTATCGCTTTTGTAATTGCACTGCATCTCGCCGCTTTCATGATGCTGCTCATTCCCGCCGTGGCCCCAAAGGCTGCTGCCGAGAAGGAGCGCAACGTGATGGTGACCCTGGTGGACGCACCGCCGCCGCCCCCGCCGCCGCCGCCGCCGCCGCCGCCGACTGAAACGCCGCCGCCGCCGGTGAAGAATCTGTCGCCGCCGAAGCCGTCGCCGGTGCCGCCGCCGCCGCAGGCTCCTGTGGTGGACGTGCCGGAACCGCGTCCAAACGACATCGTGACGCCGCCGACGCCGCCGGCACCGCCGCAGCCGCCGAGTTCCATCGAGGCCAGCGTCGATATCTCGTCCAAGAACATGAATCCCCCGCGTTACCCGCCGGCCGCATTCCGCGCAGGTATCCAGGGTGAAGTCATCCTGATCATTGATGTCGATGCCAACGGCAACGTCACCAATGTCACGGTCGAAAAGTCCAGCCGTAATCGTGACCTCGACCGCGCCGCGATGGATGCTGCACGTAAGTGGAGCTTCCGCGCAGCGGAGTCGGGCGGCAAGAAGGTCGCAGGTCGCGTTCGCGTCCCGGTCAACTTTGCGCTGAACTGACAGCGGCCGGTGGCCCGCCGGCCACCGCCTCTTGCCAGCTCTTCTTTAGCACCACCATTCATCACCACACACAACAAAGGTAAGCGTCATGCTGCAGGAACTTTTCATCGCCGCTGCTGCCGGGGGCAACCCGTCCAATGCCCTGTCGCAGATGGGCTTCGAGCATCTGATCCACGAAATGACCACCAAGCCGGGTGACTTCGCCGTCTCCTGGGTCGTGCTTCTGACCCTGGTGATCATGTCGGCCATGTCCTGGTACTGGACCGTCATCAACATCTTCCGCGCCACCCGTCTGAAGAGCGCAGCTGACCGCGTCGTCAGCCAGTTCTGGGACACCCCGAACGCGCAGGACGCCATCCGTGCGATGGAAGAACAGCCGGCTTCCGAGCCGTTCTCGAAGATCGCTCTGGACGCAGCCCAGGCTGCTGCTCACCACCAGCGCGCTGAAGGCGGCGCCACCGGTGGCCTGGGTGAAAACCTGAGCCGTTCGGAGTTCGTCGACCGCGCCCTGCGTCAGGCCGTGACCCGCGAAAGCAACAAGCTGCAGTCGGGCATGACCCTGCTGGCCACCGTCGGTGCAACCGCTCCGTTCGTCGGTCTGCTGGGTACCGTGTGGGGCATCTACGGCGCGCTGATCAAGATCGGTGCCACCGGTTCCGCCTCGATCGACGCCGTTGCTGGCCCGGTGGGTGAAGCGCTGATCATGACCGCTATCGGTCTGTTCGTCGCAATCCCGGCCGTGTTCGCCTTCAACTTCTTCAGCAAGATCAACAGCGCCACGATCAGCAAGTTCGATACGTTCGCTCACGACCTGCACGACTTCTTCGCCACCGGTTCGCGCGTCCGCTAATTGCGACGCGCCGTACCCGGGAAGAATGTAGTCAACACGATCTAGACGGAGCCCGTTATGGCTTTCAGTAGTGGTAACAGCGGCGGCCCCATGGCCGACATCAACGTGACGCCCCTCGTGGACGTCATGCTGGTGCTGCTGATCATCTTCATCATCACGGCGCCCCTGATGTCCCACAAGGTCAAGGTGGATCTGCCGGAGGCCAACCTGGTTCAGAACCCGGAAGCCGCCGAAGACCGCAAGGGCCCGATCACCCTGGCAGTCAAGGAAGACGGTTCGATCTACTGGAACGACGAGGAAATCGACAAGGGGACCCTCGAGTCCCGCTTGGCGACCGCCGCCCAGCAGACCCCGCAGCCGCCGTTGAACCTGCGTGGTGACCGCACCACCAAGATGCGCGTCATCAACGAGATGACGAAGATCGCGCAGGAACAGGGCATGCTCGACGTGGGCTTCGTGGCCACCAAAGAGAAGGGGCAGTAAGCCATGGCATTCAGTTCTGGTGGTGGCAAGGGCCCCATGGCAGACATCAACGTCACGCCCCTCGTGGACGTGATGCTGGTGCTGCTGATCATCTTCATCGTTACCGCGCCGATCATGACGTACCCGATCGCCGTGGACCTGCCGCAGCGCGTGCTGAACCCACCGCCGCAGCTGGTTGAACCGCCGCCGCCGATCGAGCTGCGCGTGGACGCCAGCAACCAGGTGTTCTGGAACAACAGCCCGGTGGCAGTGGGCGAACTCCAGCAGCGCATGGAGCAGGAAGTGCAGCGTGATCCGACCAACCAGCCTGAGCTGCGCATCGACGCCAGCCCGGACTCGGAGTACGACGTGATGGCCAAGATTCTGGCCGCCGCGAAGAACGCGCAGATGAAGAAGATCGGGTTCCAGCAGCAGTAATACGCAAGACCCAAGTCATGACGCGACTGGAAAACGCCCCTGGAAACAGGGGCGTTTTTTTTGTCTGAGTGACGGAAACGACCGTTGACGGCTGACTGCGCTGGGTAGACCATAGCGGCGCGCATGCAGCACATAGCCGAGAAGGTGCGCACCCCACCCGCTTCGCGGGTCCCGGCCGGACCGGGTATAGCCAAGGGCATCGGACTTACGGAGCCTCGACCAGCACTGCTGGCCGGGGCTTTCGCTTTCTGGAGCAAGCACCGGACACCCTTGTCCGGCTATGATCCGCCCATGCTCGCTACCTACCCTGCCCTCGCCGACTGGCTTCATTGGCTTGATGCCATTCCCCACCTGCGGCCGATGATGATCGCCGCCTATGTGGTGTATCTGCTGTGGCTGATCGGCTGGATCATGCTGCAGAAGCGCGAGCCGGTCGCCACGTTGAGCTGGATTCTGTCGTTGGCTGCGCTGCCGTATATCGGCCTGCTGATCTATTACGTGCTCGGCCCGCAGAAAGTGAAGCGGCAGCGCCTGCGCCGTGGTCGTGCGCGTTCGGGCATGGAGCACTACAGCAGCGTATGTCCGCCTGACGCGGACTGCACCGAGCTGGTGAAGATTGCGCAGTCCACCACGGGGTTGGCGCCCAGTTCGGCGACTGAAGTGGAGTGGCTGGTTGATGGTGCAGCGACTTACGCCGCCCTGATCGCCGCGGTTGGTCAGGCGCGCGATCATGTCCACCTGGAGTACTACATCTTCAACCCCGACCATGCAGGCACGTCACTGCGCGATGCGCTGGTCGAGCGCGCTCGCACGGGCGTCCGCGTGCGCCTCTTGTTGGACGCAGTGGGTTCCTCTGCCATCCGCAAATCATTCCTCGCCCCGCTACTTGAAGCCGGAGGTGAAGTCGCCTGGTTCCATCCGCGCCAGTTGCTCAAGCCCTTCAAACGGCCGTGGTTGAACATGCGTACCCACCGCAAGCTTGTGGTGATCGATGGGCGCACCGCCTTCACCGGTGGCATCAACATCACCGACGAGGAAGACGAGACCCAACGCGCCGACGCCTACCGCGATCTGCACATGCGACTGGAAGGTCACGTCGTGCGCAGCCTGCAGTTGGTGTTCGCCGAGGACTGGATGTACGCCACCGGTCAGGAACCGCAGAAGCTTGAGATGGCCCGTCTGTGGCCCAACGACATGGCGCTGCGCAAGGACGGCAGTATCGCGACCCAGGTGCTCGTATCCGGGCCCGACTCAGCCTGGGAAGCGATCCATCGCCTGCAGGTCGCCGCCATCCATGAAGCCAAGGAACGGGTCTGGCTGGTCACGCCCTACTTCGTGCCCGGGGAAGCCGCGCGTATGGCGCTCACCTCTGCGGCGCTCGGCGGCCTGGACGTGCGTCTGCTGGTGCCGAAGATGAGCGATTCCTGGTTCGTCACGCAGGCCGCGCGCTCGTACTTCGACGAACTGTTGAATGCCGGGGTGAAGATCTACGAGTACGGCCCGCGCATGCTGCACACCAAGGCGTTCATTGCCGACGACGACGTGTGCATTGTGGGTAGCGCCAACTTCGACCACCGCAGCTTCCGGCTCAACTTCGAGTTGTCGATGATGATCACTGACGCCGGCACCGTGGCCAAACTGGAGGCCATTCTCGCCGACGAGTTCGCCGCCGCCGCCCAGGTCCAGAACGAGCGCAAACGCTCGCTGTGGCTGCACCGAGTGCCCGAGGCCTTCGCCCGGTTGGCCTCGCCGCTGCTATAACCGCTACCACGTGGAACCCCGCCCCGCCCCGGCGCTACACTGCGCGGGTCAACGGAGAGAATGACAATGTACTGGCTGTTCCTGCTGCTTTCGCTGGGCTGTTTCGCCTTCGCCATCAAGACCCCATCCACCGGCATGATGATGCTGTGGCTGGGCGGCGCACTGCTGTTCCTGCTCGCCTGGATCCGCGGCCGCTACGTGGCCACCTTCGGCGAGGTGCAGCGGGATATCGCCACCGCCATCGACCCCATCGAGCTACGCCGGCTGCGCGAGCAGGCCCAGGCCCGCCGCGACGCCGATCGCGACCCGGACGACCTGCCCCCAAGCCTATGACTTACCTCAGCGTCAACGTGAACAAGATCGCCGTCCTGCGCAACTCGCGCGGCGGCACCGACCCGGACGTGGTGCAGGCCGCCACCGCCTGCCTGGACGCCGGCGCGCACGGCATCACCGTGCACCCGCGCCCGGACCGCCGACATATCCGGGCAGAAGATGTGTTCGCGTTGAGCACCCTGACCCACGCCCGCGGCGTGGAATTCAACATCGAGGGCAACCCCTTCGCGCCGCCGCGCGAGGGTTACCCCGGCCTGCTGCCGCTGTGCGAGCAGACCCGGCCTGCCCAGGCCACCCTGGTGCCGGACGGCGACGGCCAGCTGACCTCCGACCATGGCTTTGATTTCAGCCGCGATGGTGAGCGGCTGCGCCCGTTGATTGCCGCGCTGAAGTTGTATGGCTGCCGCGTCAGCCTGTTCGTGGACGCCGGCAACCCCGATATCGCCCAAGCCGCCGCCCTCGGTGCCGACCGCGTTGAGCTGTATACCGGGCCCTATGCCGAGGCGCACGCAGCCGGCGATGCCACCGTGCAGCTGGCATTGTTTGCCGACGCCGCCCGCCGTGCCCAGGCCGCCGGGTTGGGCGTAAACGCCGGCCACGACCTTTCACAGGAAAACCTCCGCGACTTCCTGCAGGCCGTACCGGATGTGCTGGAAGTCTCCATCGGCCACGCCCTCATCGGCGAAGCCCTGTATCAGGGGCTGGACGCCACGGTGAAGGGTTACATCCACCTGCTGTAGAGCCACGCCCTGCGTGGCTTCGGTGTGCCGGCAACACGCGCGGTCCCCGTAGAGCCGGGCTTGCCCGGCTGCTCTCCGCGCCGCCTGTGGATAACCCTGGGCGCCAATTCCGCACAATCCGCCCCAAACCCCCTATTCACAACACTTTCACTACCCAAACACCCTGTGGTTAGTAATACTACTAACCATGCAAACCCCCTCGCCCACCCAACATCCCACGCCCCGATCTCAACCCGCGAGACACCCCGCGGCTAGGCTCTAACCATGGGAATCGCAATCAAGGGCCGAGGCTCCACCACCCACCTGGCCGGCCGCTTCGAGGTCACCACCAGCGAAGCCGTGGACGATGGCTGGGACACCGAAGAAGGCGAAGAATTCGCCGCCCCGCGCCTGCGCACCGAAGTGCGCGCAGAAACCGCGCGCAGCATCATCAGCCGCAATAAATCCCCCGACGTCGGCTTCAGCCAATCGGTAAACCCCTACCGCGGCTGCGAGCACGGCTGCTCGTACTGCTTCGCCCGCCCCAGCCACGCCTACCTCAACCTCTCCCCAGGGTTGGACTTCGAAACCAAGCTGTTCGCCAAGACCAACGCACCGCAGTTATTGCGCAAGGAATTCTCGCGCCCCGGTTACGTGCCGCAACCGATTGCCCTCGGCATCAACACCGACGCCTACCAGCCGATCGAACGGAAGCTCAAACTCACCCGGCAGCTGATTGAGGTGATGCTGGAAACCCAGCACCCGTTCTCGCTCATCACCAAGAACGCGCTGGTGGAGCGCGACATCGATCTGCTTGCGCCGCTGGCCGAACAGAAGCTGGTAAGCGTGCACTTCTCGGTGACTTCGCTCGACCCGCATCTCTCGGCCAAACTGGAACCACGTGCCTCGGCGCCGCACGCGCGCCTGCGCGCGATGCGACGCCTGCACGACGCTGGAATTCCTGTGGGTGTGATGGTCGCGCCAGTGATTCCCTGGATCAATGACTCGGAATTGGAAGCCGTACTGGAAGCCTCATGCGATGCCGGAGCCAGCAGTGCTGGTTACGTGCTGCTGCGCCTGCCGTTGGAAGTGGCACCGCTGTTCCGCGACTGGCTGGATACGCATCACCCGGATAGGGCCGCGCACGTGATGAGCACGATCAACCAACTGCGCGGGGGCAAGGACTACACCAGCGAGTTCGGTACGCGCATGCGTGGCGAAGGTGTGTATGCAGATTTGCTGTCGAACCGGTTCAAGCTGGCACGCAAGCGCTTGGGATTCGACGGCCAGCACAGCCATTGGCCGAAGCTGGACTGCGCCAAGTTCGTGCGGCCATTGCCACCGAGAGAGGATTCGCCGCAGGGCTCGTTGTTCTAGTCCTGAGCCGACGCAGGACACCGTGCTGCCACATCCCCCACGCCGAAAATGACGCCATGGACCGGCTTCGGTAGGGTCGCACGACAGTCGACCGCCGATAGCAGCACAACACTCGGTGTTGGCATGAAAACCAACCGGCGTAACCGCCATCGCGAGCCAGCAAGGCAGCCCCAAACCGCTTGCGAAGCCCGAACGAATTGTTAAACTCAGGCCAGCTCCCACGCACCGGTGAATGGATTGGCCGCGATCGCAAAGGTTGTGTCTGTCGCCACGTTCATTGCCTTGTGGGCAACCCTCATCAGGGACCAGAAGCTTGCGTCCCTAACAGTTTTCGCAACGATCTTCCTCTTTGGAGTCGCCACCCAAAGAATGGGCTTCTTCTGGAAAGCCTGCCTCGCCTTCTTCGGGCTAATGAGTGTCCTATACATCTTCGCGGTGTTTGGCGGACTCGAACCCAACAGCCCCTGGATACTGGCTGGCGCTGAAGACATGTACGCAAAGCTTGCAGTGTTCCTGCTGCTCGTTCTTTCTACAACTCTTTCCCTCATTGCGGGACTCAGGACAATCGGACCAAGTCATCAACAAAACAGGTGGCCGTCTTGAACAACGTCCTCGCGATGGGGTTGCTCGTACTCACCTTGGCTGCAGCACCAGTGCGCGCTGCAGAAGCGACCGAGGGATACGGGACTGTCAGGAATTTTGTGTTCGGGCATAACATGTTGAAAAGGATCATGTATGCCACCCAAGAAAATGACCGCCAAGGCCGCTGCCCGTCAGCTGCCTACCCTGCCTGCCGAGCTCGTTGAGCAGCTTGCCAACGGAGCGACGACCGCGGGCGAGATCCTGGACATCACCACAGCCCTGAAAAAGGCCTTGATTGAGCGGGCACTGAAGGGCGAGCTGGGCCATCACCTGGGGTACCCACCCGGAAGCGAGCGACCGGAATCGACCGGCAATCAGCGAAATGGAACGTCCAGCAAAACCGTTCTGACTGAGGATGGCCCCCTGCGACTGGACGTTCCCCGGGACCGGGATGGCAGCTTCCAGCCCATCCTGATTCCCAAGCACGAGCGGCGTTTCACTGGTTTTGACGACAAGATCGTCGCGATGTACGCGCGCGGAATGAGCGTCCGCGACATCCGCGCGTTTCTGTCTGAACAGTATGGAACAGACGTGTCGGCGGACTTCATCAGCTCGGTGACCGACGAGGTTCTGGAAGAGATTTCGGCGTGGCAGACGCGTCCGCTGGAGCTGATGTATCCGGTGGTGTTCTTTGATGCCCTGCGCGTCAAGGTGCGTGACGAGGGCGTAGTGCGCAACAAAGCGATCTATCTGGCATTAGGCGTTCTACCTGATGGAAGTCGCGACATCCTGGGCATCTGGATCGAGAACACAGAAGGGGCCAAGTTCTGGATGAAGGTCTTCAACGACCTCAAGACGCGCGGCGTGGAGGACGTACTGATAGCGGTGACCGATGGCCTTAAAGGCATGCCCGAGGCGCTGGCGGCGGTCTACCCAGCGACCACTCTCCAGACCTGCATCGTGCATCTCATCCGCAACAGCTTGGACTACGCCGGCTGGAAGGATCGAAGGGCTCTCGCAGCCGAGCTGAAGCCCATCTACCAGGCCATCAATGCAGAGTCCGCCGAACAGGCCCTGGAAGCGCTGGAGGCCTCGCCGCTGGGCAAACGCTACCCCTCGGCGCCCCAGGCATGGCGACGGTCATGGGACCGCGTCATACCCTTCTTCGCGTTTCCACCTGAGATCCGTCGTGTCATCTACACCACCAACGCCATCGAGAGCGTTAATGCGCAGCTGCGGAAGGTCATCAAAACCCGAGGGCATTTTCCAACTGACGAGGCGGCGATCAAGCTGATCTGGCTGGGGCTGCGCAACATCACGGCCAACTGGGGAGGCACCAGCCACGGCTGGAAGAACGCGATGAACCAATTTGCCGTACTTTACGGGGACCGATTTATCCGGAGCCCGTACTAAGAAGCCGGGCTGTCACAGGGCAGCCCACGTCGCCCGAACACAAAAATACGGACACTCTCAGGGATACTCACTCATCGATGCAGGCAGGGTCGCGTACGTAGAGTTTTCAAAAGCTCTGGAGCAGAGAAATGACAGGTCAACCGAACTTGGGATCTATCTTTCGTCAATAGAGAACTATCAGCTCACCCTGCAGCAAACCGCAGACTTCTACATCGTCCTCATTGAGCCGGTCATCCGTCCAGGCATGACCATCTATGGAGGCGGTCGCGAGTACAGGATCTCAAAGCAAGACCTACGTATGGTCGACTCGGTGGGATACAAATAGTGCATCGACACTTAGCATTGACGCTCACTCTGCTGGCGATGGTGCCATCTACAGCTTGCTCCACCTTGCGTGCACCGGACTCCACAACGCAGTTCTACGTCACAGGAAGCCGGTCCATCGAAGAAGGGTGTGACAAGGTCCCGCACGCTGAAATCGCGGTGGCATGTCATCGTATTACCCCCGGCAGAAGCACGGTGATCGGCCTGCGGGAGTACATGGACGATGGTCTCGACGCTGAGAAGTTTCGAAAGATCACGCTGGTCATCAACGCTCCACTCAAAGAGGGTGACCACATCGATCTATCGCGCGAGCCCAACAGGGGGTTCTATGGCACTGGATTGAGCTACATGCCTGGAAAAGCCGGCTGCTACGGATACCTTACAGCTGGAACGCTGACGGTGGAAAAAGTCGAAGCCCAGACGGTTCGCCTCCAGTTGGACGCGCAATTCGAGCTCAAGAGTCCGACGGAATTCGAAGGAGCGTGTGGCACGCTTCAATACAACAACACGATCATAGCCAGACAAAGGTACTTGCAGGAGCTCGGCCCTTGGGAGGGGGTGCCGAGGGAAGCCGACTACTTCGAAGAGGGCGCGCCAGGATATACACACTGAGCCACCGAGACGTCGGGACCAAGCGGGGGCATCACCCGCAATCTCACGCCGGATGTCACACAATCTCGAAGCCACCTGGCCATATCCGCCGAGGCACAACGGAATGCGCCTGAGACATCCGATGTCAACTCGTCACGTGCAAGTATGATGAGCTTACTTCCGGCAAGGAGACCTGGGCGAAAGCTGGCAATGCCATTATCGACAGATGACAAACATGAGCCAGCGAGATATGCCATGGTGAGCCAAGCGCTTCGCACCCACGTAATTCGACGCCTGCCGATCGCGGCATGCACGATCGTCGTGTTCTATGCCTACTTCAGCATCAAAGGGACCTACTCTCTGCTGAGGACGTGTGTAACCAATGCAGCTAGAGCAGGCGATCTGCAGGCGTGCCAGAGTTACCCGGAATCCATCGACAGTCTCGTTGTCCTCCTGCTCGCCTCCACATTCGCGTTGGTACTGGCCGCGACCTACGATTGGCCAAGGAAGAAGGGCAATGCGTAAGGTTCACCGTGAAGACGAAGCTCCTGCTTTGGAACGAGCGGGCACCCTTTGCAACGCCACGTCTGTACTCAGGTCGCTCCTGTTGGCATCACTGCTCGCCTCAACGCTTGTGTCCTGTCAGGCCGCCTCTGACTCATTTCCCACGCATGACCAAACAGCTCCACTGCGTGTTTCAGACAACACAGCCTCGCCCAATGCAGCGCTATGCGTCATAAGTGACGCGCGTAAAGTGGAGCTTGTGTTGGACCAGTTGGCGAAGCGCTACCCGGGAGGATGGAAGCCGGCGGCACCTGTCACCTACGCCCCTGATTACACAGTGACGTGGGGCAGCAGCGAGCTGCTGATACTGAAAATTGGCATGATTCTATCGGCATCCAACTCAAGCTCCGTCAGCAGACGGCGTCACCCGCTCGACCCTCGAGAATCGACGAAACTGGCGAAAGATATGTGCAAAATGGCGTCAAAATGAAGATCGCGCGCTACGTCTGCCCGGAGTGCAATGCGGATGACCAACGCATACCCTGGTCTGTATTGGTCAACCGTGTCGCCAGGATGCGCTGCAGTTCATGTGGTTCAGAACTGCAGAGTGAAATCGGATTCATCAGACATCTTTGCTTCTCAGTCTACGTGCATGCTATTGGAATGATTGCCGGCGTCATGGTCGTAGTGGGATTCCTGACACACAGCACGCCGCTGATTCTGGGTCCGATCATCGTTCTTATGCTGATCACCCTCCCCATATCGATCTGGCTCCACACAAGGTACGCCAAGATCAGCAGGCAGGATTCCGCAATTCGAAGCTCTGTTCGGCGCTACGGCAGAACGTGGCAAATCAAGGGGGATAACTCAGTGAACAGCGAAAGAACACGCAAATTAGGTACGGCTAGGAAGAATGAAGCATGAGCGGAAAGAAGACGTTTGGTGCGTTCAAGGCTCTGATGTACTTCGCGCTCTCTGTGTGGCTCGCCTATAGGGCAGCAAACACATTGGGCACCAATGAGCCAACACTCGCGATGCTGATTCCGATATACGCGCTATCAGTCGCCATGCTCTATGTCTGCTTCATGTGTGTCAGGAACCTCACCCGAACAACCGAGAACGTGGTGACGCCGACGCTGCTATTGCAGACGTTCCAGCCATCCCAGGCGACACCCGTTGATCCGCTGCTTGCGCAGAGCGTGAAGCGCGTCGCGCTGACTAGGCTGATCATCATGGCCTGCTTCTGTGTACTTGCTGCGCTCGCGATCTTCACCACCAAGCGCTACGCAAGCGGTAACGAGGTCGAATGGGCTTACTACGCGATCTCCTTGTTTGGCGTCGTGGCAGTTGCGCAGATCGTTTCAAGCAGATTCAAGGGCGTCTAGTTCCTTTACGACGTACTCAAGCTGAAGCAAGCAAGGCCGGAGGACATCCTTATGACTGCATCAAGTAAGTCCGCGATCGCGCTCGTAGCCTTGGTGATCGCACTCTCGGGCTGCCTCTTTCGAAGCAGTGATGATCTGGAGGCCTACCACCGCTACAACGAGTGCGGCCACGCCGGCTGTTTCAATAGGCTGAGTTCACACGAAAAGACATCTGTGCTCTTTGGTGCGATGGAAATTCACCCACCAGACCTGTCTATCGAGGATCGGCTTGCGGATCAGAGCATCGAGTACCTTCAATCCCTAAAGAAGGAGATCGAGACACGTGGTGGTAGCTATGAAGCCTACTCATTCG is part of the Stenotrophomonas oahuensis genome and encodes:
- the exbB gene encoding TonB-system energizer ExbB, which gives rise to MLQELFIAAAAGGNPSNALSQMGFEHLIHEMTTKPGDFAVSWVVLLTLVIMSAMSWYWTVINIFRATRLKSAADRVVSQFWDTPNAQDAIRAMEEQPASEPFSKIALDAAQAAAHHQRAEGGATGGLGENLSRSEFVDRALRQAVTRESNKLQSGMTLLATVGATAPFVGLLGTVWGIYGALIKIGATGSASIDAVAGPVGEALIMTAIGLFVAIPAVFAFNFFSKINSATISKFDTFAHDLHDFFATGSRVR
- a CDS encoding M48 family metallopeptidase; this encodes MKPLLLGLAITLLVSACATTTSPTGRRQMVGGVSQAELDQLGAQAFAETKQKEKISTDGKQNAYVQCVVNALVAQLPAQYRGVRWEAAVFVNNEPNAFALPGGKVGVNTGILSVAKNQDQLAAVIGHEIGHVISRHHEERLTRQMGAQTGLAVLGALAGAAYGDGAASTVNQLGGAGAQAAFLLPGSRTQESEADVVGQRLMAEAGFDPAQAVNLWQNMMAAGGSRSPQWLSTHPDPANRIRELQRDAPALNGVFQQAQAAGRKPRCG
- a CDS encoding heme biosynthesis protein HemY, producing MIFSNHKQAVLTVLIATALGGVVVTDAVAQSRSADRSNSDRRGSKNTAKAEVMFPNATREEPAAKSSPKLGKDLQKMIDSYNDQKFPETLTAANAILANSAANNYDKSLAAQLAAQAAYNQDDSAAAIKYLDQVLEFNGLDNNGHYQSLLMKAQLQIQEDQTEAGLATLDKYFAETKSTKPEELIIKGQALYQLERYQEAIPVLKQAIAGATEPKDNWNQLLMAAMSEAGQTGEAVAQAEAIAARNPDDKKAQMNLASMYMQADQMGKAADVMTKLYAAGKLTDEREYKQLYSIYANTEGKEQDVIKVINDGQAKGILKPDDYQAQLALAQAYYYSEPAQVGKAIEAWQKAAPLSKDGETYLNLARVLHAEGRTSEAKQAAQQALAKGVKNQADAKKIINLK
- a CDS encoding ExbD/TolR family protein; this translates as MAFSSGNSGGPMADINVTPLVDVMLVLLIIFIITAPLMSHKVKVDLPEANLVQNPEAAEDRKGPITLAVKEDGSIYWNDEEIDKGTLESRLATAAQQTPQPPLNLRGDRTTKMRVINEMTKIAQEQGMLDVGFVATKEKGQ
- a CDS encoding energy transducer TonB, with amino-acid sequence MTEQLVVHRYEQSDDTGLSWPRIVGIAFVIALHLAAFMMLLIPAVAPKAAAEKERNVMVTLVDAPPPPPPPPPPPPPTETPPPPVKNLSPPKPSPVPPPPQAPVVDVPEPRPNDIVTPPTPPAPPQPPSSIEASVDISSKNMNPPRYPPAAFRAGIQGEVILIIDVDANGNVTNVTVEKSSRNRDLDRAAMDAARKWSFRAAESGGKKVAGRVRVPVNFALN
- a CDS encoding ExbD/TolR family protein translates to MAFSSGGGKGPMADINVTPLVDVMLVLLIIFIVTAPIMTYPIAVDLPQRVLNPPPQLVEPPPPIELRVDASNQVFWNNSPVAVGELQQRMEQEVQRDPTNQPELRIDASPDSEYDVMAKILAAAKNAQMKKIGFQQQ